In a genomic window of Gouania willdenowi chromosome 11, fGouWil2.1, whole genome shotgun sequence:
- the rab42a gene encoding ras-related protein Rab-42a codes for MDILWQYQFRIILLGDSTVGKSSLLKRFTDGIYSDVADPTVGVDFYARSLDIEPGVKIKLQLWDTAGQERFRSITTSYYRNSVGGLLVFDLTNRKTFEHVREWHKEVSEHILPHHMVYILIGHKSDLDKDRKVSRDEAEQLAAELGIRYVETSAKCNSNVDRAFELLTKDIYELMKMGEIVTRDGWDGVKSGLTAKVLYPAEDEEVLAAATAEKGCHC; via the exons ATGGATATTTTGTGGCAATACCAGTTCCGCATCATCCTGCTGGGAGACTCCACGGTGGGGAAGTCGTCGCTGCTGAAGCGCTTCACGGACGGGATCTACAGCGATGTGGCGGACCCCACGGTGGGGGTGGATTTCTACGCCCGCTCCCTAGACATCGAGCCCGGGGTGAAGATAAAGCTCCAGCTGTGGGACACGGCCGGACAGGAGCGATTCAG ATCAATCACAACATCTTATTACCGCAACTCTGTGGGAGGGCTGCTGGTCTTTGATCTCACCAACCGCAAGACCTTCGAGCATGTGAGGGAGTGGCACAAGGAGGTGAGTGAGCACATCCTGCCTCACCACATGGTCTACATCCTCATCGGCCACAAGAGCGACCTGGACAAAGACCGCAAAGTGAGCCGCGACGAGGCCGAGCAGCTGGCCGCCGAGCTGGGAATCCGCTACGTGGAGACGTCGGCCAAGTGCAACAGCAACGTGGACCGGGCCTTCGAGCTGCTCACCAAGGACATCTACGAGCTGATGAAGATGGGCGAGATCGTGACCCGAGACGGCTGGGACGGCGTGAAGAGCGGCCTCACCGCCAAAGTCCTCTACCCAGCTGAGGATGAAGAGGTGCTCGCCGCCGCCACCGCTGAAAAGGGCTGCCACTGCTGA